CACCGAGTTTTCTCTGGAAGTCTGCGACAGAAAAGATTTGCTGACTGTAGTATTTAGGGGATGCTTCATCCCATGTACTTTTGACACTTCTTAAGTATGGTATGGCGTTTGGCCAATAGTCTTCCGAGTTTTCCGTATAGCCGTTGCTTGTTGAGAAGAAGGATGCGGTAATCGGCTTGTTCTCATAGGTAAGGATTTGTCCGGAGGTTCCTGATACGGCAGCCAGCACTTTCTCAGATCGCCAGCTATAGTCGCTACCCCATAATTTCTTCAATTCTTCTTTGTTCCGGTATACCTGATGGATTACTGTGTCTGTGACATTTGCTTTCTGGCCGGTTGGGGTTGAGATACCTTTTCCGGCAGTAAGCGATTTGACGATTACGGTTCTTGCCGCAAGTGCCTGGGCTTTCAATGCTTCCTCTTCAAAATCAGCCGGCATTTCTGAGGCGACGACTCCAAATACATAATCCTCAAGTGCCACGTTCTCTACCTTTTTGGCAGCGGTCCGGTAAACCGACACGGTCACACTTGATTTTGGTACCTGCGGCTTCTCCTGCTGTTCCTTCTGCTTCAGTTCTTCTCCCAGACTGCCGTTTGACTGGCTGACGAAGGGGGAAACAAGCAGCGCCGGGATCATGAGAACTAAAATAAAAAGTCCGGCTAGTACGACCAATAGCGGTTTCATAGATTTCATCCACTGAGCCTCCTGATTGAGTAATGCGTATACTCCATCCTATGGGCTTGGACAACCTTTTATGACTGCATTTGATATGAAAGGGTTAGTAGAACGTTTTTGAAATGGATAAGTTCATCGAAAAATAGCGAAAAATGTTTCACAAGGAACAGGAATGAATTCCCTTAAATGAAGGTATACTGGAAGTGATACCTGTTGGAGAGGGATTGGCGGGTGTTGGTTGGGGGTTTTGATTTAGGGTTTTGGTGGTTTTGATTGAGGGTTTCGCGGTTTTGAATTACGGTTTTGGTGGTTTTGATTGAGGTTTTAGCGGTTTTAATTGAGCTTTTAGCGGTTTAAATGAAGGTTCGGCGGTATTCAGAGGTTCTTCCAGGGCTCGATCCAGACCAATCTGGTATAATTGCTGACTTCTTCGGAATTATTGCTGACATTCTTCCGATAATTGCTGACATTTACGTTATAATTGCTGACTTTATATTACTAATTGCTGACTTTTTACCAATAATTGCTGACTGCCCACTAATGACCGTTGACCACAAACTACAAATTCCTAAAAAATCACACCACAAAAAACTTATGATGAAATTCCCGCGTTTATGATGAATTTTTGAGATTTATGATGAACTTTTTTGCACTTATGATGAATTTTCCGGATTTATGATGAATTTCCGTAATTTATGCTGAATTCATGGTTTGCCCACTGTGCTAAACTGCATAAAAAAGAACCCGCCCAGATGGCGAGTCCCGTTTGAGAATATAAAATTATGCATTTAAGTCCGAAACAGCTTGCTGTTCTGGTGTGATGGATTGGTCGTCGGTTGTGATGCGTTCGATGTCGGCTCCGATTCCGGCAAGTTTGCCGTGGAAGTTTACGTAGCCGCGGTCGATGTGCTTCAGTTCCATTACGCGTGTATACCCTTCGGATACGAGGCCAGCCAGGACAAGAGCGGCACCTGCACGCAAGTCTGTTGCTGCTACTTCTGCTCCTTGAAGCTCGCCAGGTCCGTTGATGATCACGGAACGGCCTTCGATTTTGATTTCTCCGTTCATGCGGCGGAATTCTTCCACGTGCATGAAGCGGTTTTCAAATACGGTTTCTGTAATCATGCTTGTGCCCTTTGCCTGAAGAAGCAATGCCATCATTTGAGATTGCATGTCTGTCGGGAATCCTGGGTGAGGCATGGTTTTGATGTCTACCGCTTTTAATTCTGCTGGTCCAATGACACGCAAACCATCTTCTTCTTCGATGATTTCTACGCCCATTTCTTCCATTTTCGCTACTAATGAAGCAAGGTGTTCAGGTACAGCGCCTTTTACAAGGACGTTTCCGCCTGTAATCGCTGCAGCCACCATGAAGGTTCCTGCCTCAATACGGTCAGGAATGATGTTGTGCTGAGCGCCTTTTAGTTCAGATACACCCTCAATACGGATCGTACCTGTTCCAGCTCCGCGAATTTTTCCACCCATAGCATTGATGTAGTTCGCCAAGTCAACGATCTCTGGCTCTTTTGCACAGTTTTCAAGGGTTGTTGTACCCTCTGCAAGTGCAGCGGCCATGATGATATTTTCAGTGGCACCTACACTCGGGAAGTCCAAATAAATTTTAGCTCCGCGCAGTCTGCCCTTTACTTCGGCGTCAATAAAGCCATTTCCAACTTTGATGATCGCGCCCATGGCTTCAAAGCCTTTAAGATGCTGATCAATTGGACGTGAACCGATTGCACATCCGCCCGGCAGTGCTACACGCGCGCGGCCAAGTCTTGCCAAGAGCGGTCCCATTACAAGAACGGATGCCCGCATTTTACGCACATATTCAAATGGTGCTTCGGTGCTAAGCTCTTTGGATGCATCTACAATTACCTGATTGTTTTCGAAATGGACATCTGCACCAAGGTGGCGCAGAACTTCATTAATCGTATATACATCGGAGAGCGTAGGTACATCACAAATAATGCTCTTATCTTCACTAGCTAATAAGGATGCAGCGATAACCGGTAAAACGGCATTTTTGGCACCTTCTACCTTTACTGTGCCGTTCAACTTCTGACCGCCGCGGACGATGATTTTTTCCAAGGTATTCCCCTCCGCGTCCCAAATTCTCTATATTAATATTCAGTCGTGATGATTGGTGTTCCTGCGACTACTGTAGTATTTTCGCCCAATCCGCCGTGTCTAACGGCCACTTGCATGTTCATGCTGCCTTGTTCAGCCGGGATCTTTTGCTCCCAGCGTGCTGTATATGCTGATACCGAAATGAAATCTTTTTCTTTAAGCTTTTCAAGCGGTACCGCGTTAAATTCGTTGAGCAAAGCATCAGTTAGATGCAAAACACCTACCATCTTATCATCTACACTGCCTTCAATACAAGAGAAAATTGTGGGATATTCATGAAAAATGTCGAATGATTGCTTTTTAAAATGTGTATGAATGTTAGCCCAATTCCGGGATTCACCACGGCCATGGACTTGATACAGGATATACGAGTTCGATTGGCTATTTGTGTCGGTTGATATAATTTGCAATGATTCCGTGGCACCCAGGTTTTTGTTCACTTTCGTGCCTGCTGCCTTCCAGCCACTGCTGGTCCGTTCGATCGACCACTTAAAAAGACGATGCTGCTGTGTAAAACGTTTCACATTTTCCGAAAATTTTTCACTTGGCATCGAAATTTTTTTCTTGGAGTAGATCGTCCATTCCTTTACTTCTATACCCTGATCTTGAAACGCGACGGCCAATTGTGCTATTTCCGGCTTTTTAATGGCTGCCTCCACAATTTTTCCGCATGCAGCGGTGACGACAATAAACATAAGAGCGATCAACATCATCTGTTTTATTTTATCCATTCCGTCCACTTCCTCTCCTTATTAACAGTCTTGCCGGAGAGGGGCTGGACATACGTGGAAAAAGTCGTCATTGTTCTACAGAATCAAGCATTTCTGCAAGGTCTATGGTCCTGTTTTACATGGGGTTAGAAATCAGTTTTGAACTAATTCCCTGGCCAGTCCCATGCCCGTTGGATGGATTGAACCCGCTGGGATTACTCCTCCGCAACCCCTTCTCCACCTATATTCCCAGTGGAATTAAGGCGTAAACGTAAAATAGGGAAGGAAGTTCCTTTGACCAAAATAAATAATCAAGGAAAAAACTGCTGACCAGGTAAGCAATGGCAATTGTCAGCAATATAAGAAGGACCTGGGCCTGGACCACACGTCCGCTTCGAATAAATTTGTCGAAATTCAGCGACTGAAGCGCCCACCAGGTGACGGCGATGAAAAATAGATGCGACACTAAACCGGTTAAAGCCTGCTGTGAAAATTCAATCATCTTAATCCTCCAAATATGTATTCATTTTCCCCGCAAAAATAGGAGAGGTTTTCACCTCTCCTATTATATCGCCCTGCCATAAGAAAATGTTACCTATTTAAAGAATGTCCGGGAAAATTCCAAAGAGAATGGTACCTGCTGTACAGATGAGCAGGGCCGCCGCGGCTGCCGGGTGGAAGCGGAGTCTTGGTTCCGCTTCGCCCTGCTTGAAAAACATATGGGCAAAAACACGGAAGTAGTACACATATGAAATGACGGTCGCTGCCAGCATGATCGAGGCAAGGATGAGCATTGGCACCTGATTTGTAAAGGCGGTGAGCAAAATGGTGAGCTTCGCCATAAATCCGGCCGTACCCGGTATTCCCGCTAACGAAAGAAGAAGGATGCCCATCAATACGGCTATGACGGGTGAACGTTTATACAGCCCGGAAAAGGAATCCAGATGGGCAGAGCCTGTCTGCTGTTCAATGACCAGCAAAATGGCGAACGCTCCTGCGTTCATGAACAGGTAGGCGAGCAGGTAAAACCAGATGGCATCGAACATGAGCGGAGACTGCGGAGATGCGAAGGCAACGAGCATGTATCCCGCATGGCCGATGGAGGAATAGGCGAGCATCCGCTTCACATTTCTCTGCTTCAGCGCCGTCACATTTCCGATGATCATGGTTAAGGCGGCGAGAACAGCAATGTACGGCTGCATATTCATCAGCATGGACTCACCCTGTAAAATCGAAGTATTCAGGAAAACTGTATAGAATAGCCGGATGATAAGGATAAAGCCAGCCGTCTTTGAAACGACGCTTAAAAAGGCCGCCACAGAAGTAGGCGCTCCTTCATACACGTCCGGCACCCACATGTGGTAAGGAGCGGCGGCAATTTTAAAGGACAAGCCGGTGAAAATGATCAGAAAGGACAGGCCGAGAACGAATAGATGATCCGCAGTTTCAAGACTTTGCAGCTGCCCGCTCATGTCGCTCAAGGAAACCGTCCCCGTAATTCCGTACAGATAGCTCATCCCAAACAGAGTAATGGCGGTGGCGACTCCGCCGTTGATCACGTATTTCATGGCCGCTTCATTTGATTTCTGATCCTTTTTCTTTAAACCGGCCATGATATAGGAAGAGATCGACAGCAGTTCAAGCCCGACAAACAGAGTCATCAAATCCCGGCTTGAGCTCATAAACATCGCCCCGAGAAGTCCGGTGAGCCAAAGTGT
The Metabacillus sp. FJAT-52054 genome window above contains:
- the murA gene encoding UDP-N-acetylglucosamine 1-carboxyvinyltransferase yields the protein MEKIIVRGGQKLNGTVKVEGAKNAVLPVIAASLLASEDKSIICDVPTLSDVYTINEVLRHLGADVHFENNQVIVDASKELSTEAPFEYVRKMRASVLVMGPLLARLGRARVALPGGCAIGSRPIDQHLKGFEAMGAIIKVGNGFIDAEVKGRLRGAKIYLDFPSVGATENIIMAAALAEGTTTLENCAKEPEIVDLANYINAMGGKIRGAGTGTIRIEGVSELKGAQHNIIPDRIEAGTFMVAAAITGGNVLVKGAVPEHLASLVAKMEEMGVEIIEEEDGLRVIGPAELKAVDIKTMPHPGFPTDMQSQMMALLLQAKGTSMITETVFENRFMHVEEFRRMNGEIKIEGRSVIINGPGELQGAEVAATDLRAGAALVLAGLVSEGYTRVMELKHIDRGYVNFHGKLAGIGADIERITTDDQSITPEQQAVSDLNA
- the nuoN gene encoding NADH-quinone oxidoreductase subunit NuoN encodes the protein MDAETLMSYNWMLMMPEFMVLGGAVLISVLDLLLPKKTGREWLGWLGLAAIAGAAGVLFFLTPSETEGILGDSFVLDGFAKLFKILLLGGAALIYLLTFQEKKSEITERSEFYTLWLTGLLGAMFMSSSRDLMTLFVGLELLSISSYIMAGLKKKDQKSNEAAMKYVINGGVATAITLFGMSYLYGITGTVSLSDMSGQLQSLETADHLFVLGLSFLIIFTGLSFKIAAAPYHMWVPDVYEGAPTSVAAFLSVVSKTAGFILIIRLFYTVFLNTSILQGESMLMNMQPYIAVLAALTMIIGNVTALKQRNVKRMLAYSSIGHAGYMLVAFASPQSPLMFDAIWFYLLAYLFMNAGAFAILLVIEQQTGSAHLDSFSGLYKRSPVIAVLMGILLLSLAGIPGTAGFMAKLTILLTAFTNQVPMLILASIMLAATVISYVYYFRVFAHMFFKQGEAEPRLRFHPAAAAALLICTAGTILFGIFPDIL
- a CDS encoding YwmB family TATA-box binding protein — encoded protein: MDKIKQMMLIALMFIVVTAACGKIVEAAIKKPEIAQLAVAFQDQGIEVKEWTIYSKKKISMPSEKFSENVKRFTQQHRLFKWSIERTSSGWKAAGTKVNKNLGATESLQIISTDTNSQSNSYILYQVHGRGESRNWANIHTHFKKQSFDIFHEYPTIFSCIEGSVDDKMVGVLHLTDALLNEFNAVPLEKLKEKDFISVSAYTARWEQKIPAEQGSMNMQVAVRHGGLGENTTVVAGTPIITTEY
- the spoIID gene encoding stage II sporulation protein D, with the translated sequence MKSMKPLLVVLAGLFILVLMIPALLVSPFVSQSNGSLGEELKQKEQQEKPQVPKSSVTVSVYRTAAKKVENVALEDYVFGVVASEMPADFEEEALKAQALAARTVIVKSLTAGKGISTPTGQKANVTDTVIHQVYRNKEELKKLWGSDYSWRSEKVLAAVSGTSGQILTYENKPITASFFSTSNGYTENSEDYWPNAIPYLRSVKSTWDEASPKYYSQQIFSVADFQRKLGVSLKSANSVGKVIERTSSNRVAKVEIGGKTLTGRDVRDKLQLKSTDFTWTLKGGNVVIQTKGYGHGVGMSQYGANFMAQDGKSYKDIVGYYYNGTTLAAADPFLTKLTAQQ
- a CDS encoding DUF1146 family protein, which codes for MIEFSQQALTGLVSHLFFIAVTWWALQSLNFDKFIRSGRVVQAQVLLILLTIAIAYLVSSFFLDYLFWSKELPSLFYVYALIPLGI